Genomic DNA from Haloplanus sp. HW8-1:
CGACCCGTTCGGTTCGCTGCTCCCGGGACATGCCGGCCAGCTTGAGCGGGTACTCGATGTTCTCCCGCGCCGTCATGTGGGGGTACAGTGCGATCCGCTGGAACACCATCGCGAGGTCGCGGTCCTGCGGGGAGGTGTCGATCGCTTCCTCGCCTTCCAGGTAGAGTGTCCCCTCCGTCGCCGTCTCGAGGCCGGCGATACAACGGAGAGTCGTGGTCTTCCCACATCCACTCGGGCCGACGAGGGTGACGAAGTCACCCTTCTGGATGTCGAGGTCGACGCCGTCGACCGCCACCTCGATGCCCGACGGGATGTCGAACTCCTTGCGAAGGTTCTGAAGCGATATCTGTGTCTGGTCGTCCGGCAACGAACTTCGGTTCCGATCTGTTTTGCTCATTGTTAGAGTCCTCCGGTGCGGAATCCTTCGAGGATGCTTTCCTGCAACTTGTACACCAACAGGAACGGCGGGATCGACATCAGCGTCGACGCCGCCATGATCTGCCCCCAGTAGACGTAGTTCTGCTGGACGAACGTCTGGACTGCGGGTGGCAGTGTCTGCATGGAACTATCCGGGAGCAGGATCGTCGCCATCGTGAAGTCGTTCCAGCTAACTGCGAACGTGAAGATGGCCACGGCGACCATTCCGGGTTTCGCCATCGGGATCGCCACGTCCTTGAACGAGTGGAACTGTGAGGCCCCGTTCATCCACGCGGCCTCCTCGTACGCGATGGGGACCGTCTGGAAGAACTTCCACATCATCCACATCGCGAACGGCAACGAAATGGCGATGTGAGCGACGCTGATCCCGATGTAGCTGTTCAGCAGGCCCAGCCGCCGCCAGATCTGGTACTGCGGGAACGCCAGCAGGATCGGCGGGAACATGTAGCTGAACAGGATCAGCCGGGCGAAGTTCTTTCGGCCGCGGAACTGGACCCGGGTCAGGCCGTAGCCCGCCAGCGTGGACGCGCCCACGGTCGAGACGATCGCGATCACGGCCACGAGGACGCTGTTGAAGTACCAGCGTTCGAAGTTACGGTCGGCGAACACGCTGATGTACGCGTCGATCTGCAGGGCGGCGAGCACCTGCGTCGGGAACCACGTCGGGGTCCGCACGATGTGGTCGTACGGCTGGACCGACGCCACCAGCATCCAGTACATCGGGAACATCATCACGGCACACGTCAGGACGACGACGGCGTACAGCGCCACCTTCCTCACCTGCAGGCGCTCCTGGTAGGGGAGGATTCCCGAGAGGGTCGACTGGATCCGGTTCGAGATCCTATCGGTGAATACCATCAGCGACCCACCTCCTCAGCGGGGTTGAAGCCGACGAAGTAGACGATGGCGCCAGCCCCGAGGAACGCGAACAGCGTCCCGGCGATCGCACCGGCCTGGCCGAGTTTGAAGTCGAGGAACGCCACCTCGAAGATGTAGATCGGGAGCGTCGTCGTCGCCGATCCCGGGCCACCGGTGGTCATGATGTAGATGATGTCGAACTTGTTGAACATCCAGATGCCCCGCAGCAGCAGCGTGAGCAGAATGACGCCCTTGATCTGGGGAAGTGTGATGTCCCGGAACTTCCGGAGCGGCCCCGCCCCGTTCATCGTGGCCGCCTCGTAGAACTCGTTGGGGATCGACTGTAGCCGGGCCAGCACCATGATCGTGATGAAGATGGCGAACTTCCAGGAGTTCGCGACGATCAGGGTCGGCAGGGCGATGTCACCCGACGACAGCCATCCGATGGGCTGGTTGATGAGCCCGATGTCGACGAGGAAGACGTTGATGATCCCGTAGTTCCCGTTGAGCATCAGCCGGAACACCATCCCGACCACCACGGTCGGAATGAGATACGGGAGGAAGATCATCGCTCGCGCGAGGACGACGCCCCGGAACTCCCGCGAGAGCATCAGCGCCGTGCCGACGCCGATGACGAGCTGGAGCGCGACCGAGCCGAAGCCGAACGAGACGCTGCGCCAGAACGCGTTCCAGTAAGACGGGCTGTTCAGCACGCCGATGTAGTTCTCGATACCCACCCACGTCCACGTCGGCGACAGGGCGCCTGCGTCGTAGAGGCTGAGATTGAGCGCCCACAGGATCGGCAGGAACGACGCGAACAACATCAACAGCGCGGCTGGCCCGACGGTCAACCCGATGAGGGCCTTCTTGTCCCCAAACAGGCTTTCGAGCAGTCCATCCCAGGATTTTTTCGGTATTCTGAACCAGTTATTAACTGTGTCTTGTAATGTACTCATGCTTTGTGTGTGTGGTTATCGGACACGTGGGGTTGGTTGTCGATATTCACAATAAAAATTTGTGGTAACGCTTCGGTCAGCGCGCGGGAGGACTGCGTGAGGCCAGTCTCACAGGGCGCCCTGCATCTGGGTGACTGCGGCCTCGATAGCGCTGTCCAGGGAGTTGCCTTGGTTGACGTACTCGTACACCAGGTCCCCGAGGCCGAAGGTCGTGAAGGCCGAGGAGGCCTTGTAGTTCGGCGGCTGGGTCTCCGCGGCGATCGGCTGTCCCTTCGGAATCTGGTCGAGGTAGAACCCGATCTGCTCCGACGTCATGGAATTGTTGACGAGGTCCACGTCCCACATCGGGTGGGACGGGTCACGCCGGGACTCGCTCAGCGGCGCGTTGTGCACCGGCGTGATCTGGTAGAACTCCGTGAGGAGGTCGTCGTCCATCATGATCATCGAGACGTACTCCTTGGCGGCTTCCGTCGCCTGGCCGCCATCCATGATCCCCCAGCCGGAGGGGAAGGTGTAGTCGACGTCGTTGTCGGCGTCGGGGTTGTTGGGGAAGGGCCCGAGTGTGACGTCTTGCGCCCAGGACCGGCCGCGCTTGTGTGCCTGCACCTGCGGGCGAGCGCCGCCGTAGAAGCTCTCGCCGACGTCGCCGTTGGCGAAGGCGTCGGTCGTCTCGGTCCAACTCCAGTTCGCCGTGTCGGCGGAGTACTCGTAGAAGTCCTTGAGGTAGTCGAGGGAGGCCTTGATCTCCTGTTTGTAATCGGGCAGGGCGGCCTCGATCTGTTCGTTGCTGTCGCTCGCCCACTGGGTGGTCCGGGCACCGCTCGCCCAGATGTGACAGAGCGTCGTGTTGGTCCCCAGGAACGTCGCCCCGGTGGCGATGCTCCCGCCCGCCATGTCGTCTTTCTCCTCGTCGACGGTCTGCATGAAGTCGCCCCACTCCTCGTAGGTGGTCGGCGTTCCGAGGGCGCTGGAGCCTTCGAAGCCGACTTCCTCCATGACGTCGCCGCGGTACCACCGAACGTTCGGAGCACAGAACGAGGGGAACCACCGATCGCCGCCCTCGTATTTGATCCGGTACTGGCTCGGGAAGTTGGTCTTCTCCTTGAAGTCGTCGACGACGTCGGTGACGTCGGCAAGCAGGTTCTGGGTGACGTACTGACCGACGTTGAACTCCTCGAGGTTGATGACGTCCGGCGGGTCACCCGCCTGGAGCAGTTGGGCGATCCGCTTGTTGTATCCCGTGTCCCACGCGTAGGTCACGTTGACCGACGTGCCGGTCTGTTCCTCGAACTGGCTCCCGGTCTTGTTCCAGAACTCCTTGAACGCCGGGGACTGCTCCATCGAGATGAAGTGGACGGTCTCGCTGGTGGAGGAGCCGCCACCGTCGCCGCCACCGCCGTCACCGCCGTCACCGCCGTCACCGCCGCCGCCGTCACCGCCGTCACCGCCGTCGCCGCCGTCGCCACCGCCGCCACCGCCGCCGGAACAACCGGCGAGCATCGTGGCGCCGCCCGCGGCAGCGGCCGAAACCCCTTTCAGGAAGTCCCGCCGCTCGGGGTCCTCTTCCGCTTGGCTTCCTTCCGGACTATTCATCACGTCGTCTACCGAGTCTGGCTGATCTGTCATAGGTTGCTCGCTATGTGTGACTCCCGTTCGTGGCAGGCTTTCACACTTCGGAACAACGATAGTGAGGTTGTTATAAAAAAATAACTATTATTTTAGGGTGCGATATGTAGTGATAAAATACAATGTATATCTCGTCGGCCGGGACGGGAGAAGTAGTAGTCAAACAAGCGAAAAATCTGGGGACTCCGAGACGCCGGGGCGTTCGAGATGTCTCAAACGGTCCCGATCCGTTCTGACCAGTACCGGACGGGGGTCGTCGGTCGGCCTCCGAATCCACGGTCGCTCGGGCGGGCCGAGGGAGGGACCCGCCGAGTTCCCTTCGCGGCACGCCGAACGGCTACTTTTCGAGGTCCGCCGGGTTCCCGTCCTCGTCGACGGTGTACGTATCCCCGTTCAGGACCGCGGGCGAGTGGATGAACATCGCCCGGAACGGCCCGTCACGGTCCGCCGGATTCCGCGGGTAGTGTGGCACTCCCGGCGGAATGAACACGAGGTGGTCGTCGGCGTGACAGGGCACCGACTCGCCGTCGACGACGATCTCACCTTCGCCGTCGAGTCCATAGAAGGTCTCCCCGCTATACCGGTGGACGTGCGGCGTGACCGATTCCCCCGGATCGACGGTGATGATCCCCTGATCGAACATCTGCGTGTCGCCCTGATCGACGTTCATCAGGAACTGAATGTCGATCCCGAGGCGGTCTCTGACTTCCGGTTCGTCGACGTCGTAGAGGTGGTACGACTGCGAGTGATCCATGGCTCCGGATTCCGTTTGTGAACGGACCGTGTTAACGACTGTCCATCGACGTGATCGGTCGTCGACGCCCCGACTGGCCCGGCCGACGGGGACGTCACTGCACCCGGAGCCAGCAGAGACACGCGGTGCTACCGAGAAAGAACGGCAGGAGCGCCGCGAAGGCGAGTTCGTAACTGAACGCCTGCGCCACCGTGCCGATGTACGTCGGTCCCAGACTCCCCAGGAAGATGAGGAGCGTTCGGGTGCCGCCGTAGTCTCCACCCATACTCGCGTCGGGAAAGAGGCCCATGAGATACGCGTTGACGACGGGCGGAAAGCCGGTGATCCCTACCGCGAGCAGTCCCAGACCGACGAGGACCGGTCCCGACGATTCCGCGACGAACAGGACGAGAAGTCCCGCCATCCCGACCAGCGCCGACCCGATGGCGACCGTAAGATGCCGTATCCGGTCGCCGAGCGCCCCCGCCACGACGCGGGCGACCGCACCGATCATGAAAAAGCCGATGAAGGCGTTGTTCGCGAACGTCTGTGGGTAGCCCTTCCCGAACCGGAGAAACGCTGGGAGAAACCCCAGGATGCCCTGAAAGATGAAACTGTACATAACGTAGGCCACGACGGTCCAGCGGACGAGCGGATTCCCCAGGATCCGCGAGACGGTCCCCCGCACGTTCAGTTCGCATCCTCGGATGCCGGTTTCGTAGGTCCCCCGGTGGTGGACGTGGAGCGCCGCGGCGACGCCGACGAGCACGATCACGACCGGAACGAACGAGACGTGCCACGTCGTCGCGACCGTGATGCCGCCGACCCGCCACGTCGTGACGGCGAGGACCCCAACCGCGAGCGCGCCAGACAGCGACGTGCCCGTGTCGATCGACGACGTGTAGAGGCCGAACGCCTGTCCCCGGCGCGCGTCGAACAGAGCCGCGAGCTGTGCGTACGAAGACGGCGTGAACAGTCCGGCTCCGAGGCCCATCACGACGAGGCCGCCGACGAACCCGGCGTACGTCGTGACCTGCGTGAGGAGCACGAACCCGGTCGACATGACCGCCATCGCCCCGATCAGCACCGTCTTGTACGATAGCTGGTCGGACAACAGGCCGCCGGGATACTGCGTGAGGGCGATCGAGGCCCACATCACGGTGAGTGCGATTCCTGCCTCGGCGGACGTGATGTCGAGCGTCTCGATGATCGCCGGCAGCAAGGGGCCGAAGATGTTTCGCCCGACGAAGGCGGCGACCGTCCCGACGAGGATCAACGTCAGGAGCCGTCCGGGGTAGCCGGTCAACAGCGGTTCCCGGTCCGTCTCCGTGTTCGTGGCTGAGTGGTCCGTCATTCTCTGGGTGACAGGTGTGTCGTGTCGCGCGCCGCGTTCGTCACGGCGTCGGTACGGCCTCGAAGAGCGTGCTGCCGACGGTTCAGGCGTCTTCAGGTCCCCACATGTCCTCGGTGGCTGGCGCGTGTTCCTGGAGGTTCGTATCGTCTCCTCCCGTTCGGGGGAGGATCGCGTCGGTGCGGAGCACCGACGACGCGAACTCCGTCGCGGTGTCGAGCGCGAGCCGTTTGATGCCGATGGGCTCGATGATCCCGGTCTCGTATGCCGACGTGACCTCGCCGGTGTCGACGTCGAGCGCGGCGTCGCGCTCGCCCGCGTCGTGGTCGCTTCGCAGACGGGGGAGTACGTCGAGCGGGTCGTACCCCGAGTTCCGTATCAACTGTGCGACCGGTGTCTCCAGCGCCTCGGCGAACGCGTCGACGGCCAGTTGCTTCTTGCCGGCCGTCTCGGCCGCCGACGCCCGGACGCCACTGGCGGCGACGAGTTCCGCCGCGCCGCCGCCGGGGATCGCACGCGGATCGGCGGACACGGATGCCAGCGCCCCGATCCCCTGCTTGAGGATGCGTTCGGTCAGATCGCCGCCGGTCGCCGTCCCCGCGTTGACGACGACCGACGCGATGTCGGTATCGGCGCAGTCGGCAAACAGGGTACCCTTGATCGATCCCGAGCCGAGTTCCGTCACCGTCACCCGCCCCGAGTGACCGAGCGTCGCGTCCGCGATACCGCCCGGTGCGGCGACGTCCCCTCCTACCGCCGCACGGACGCGGTCGAACTTCTCGTCCGTGAGTTGGTGGAACGCGAGGATCCCGGCGTCCGCGAGGGCGGCGAGGGTCTCACCGTTGAGGTGTCCCGCACAGACGACCACGTCCGCTCCGCTGTCACAGAGCGTTCCGAGAGCCGCCTCGTACTGCTCGTCGCGGGAGTCACTGATCGCGCTCATCGCTTCCGGTCCGGAGACGTCGACCCCGTCGATCGCGCTCAGATCCTCGACGTCGAGTCGGGAGACCGGGTCGGAAAGCAGGAGGACGTCCGCATCGACGACGTCCTGTGGCATCCCGTCGTGGGGTACGTCGCTGCGCAGGATCGTCCCCTGGATGACCCGCGACTGGTCGATCCCGAGTCGGATGTCTTGTTCGAAGTGGACGTCGTCGAGCGAGAAGTCCGGAGCCAGGACGCTGGCGACGTCGATGGACACCTGCCGGAGGTGATCGATCTGCGAGTCGACGAACCGGCCGTTGATCGCGGTGGTGACGAGTGCGTATCGCTCCCGATCGGTCCGTTCGAGTTGGAGCGCCACGTCGTCGAGGGCTTCGACCGCGGTCGTCGCCGCCCGTTCGTACCCCCGTGCGACCGTGACGGGAGATACCCCTCGTTCGACGAGTTCCTCGGCCTCGTCGATCAGTGCCGCGGCGAGCAGGACCCCGAAGGTCGACCCATCGGGGAGGCGGTCGGCGTCCCCACACGCGTCCACGAGCATTCCACCGACCGGATCGCGAACGTCGAGGCGATGGAGGATGTCGGAGCCCTGATTCGAGACGAAGCCGTCGCCGTGCGGGTCGACCATCAGTTTGTCCCGTCCGTGTGGCCCGTAGGTTGCCCGGACGATGTCCCCGAGGGAACGGACGGCTCCGAACGCTGCCTCCTGGAAGTCGTCGGCCTCGATGCGTTCCGCCGACGAGATCCGATTTACCTCTCGTTCACTCATCGTCCGGGCCGAGGACACCGAACCATTTGTATGTTCGGACACGCCGAGCGCCGGGCCGGCGCGTGTCGGGTCCGAGACTGGAGCGGCGAGGGGACGACTCGACCGGCGGCCGACCGCTCGTCCCCCCGATCAGGTTTCCGGGGTGAGCACCGCGTGGGTGATATCCGGCGTGAACTCGTCGCCGGGGAGTTGTTGTTTGATCGCCGTCTCGGCGTCGCTGACCGCGAACTCGTGGGTGTTGATCGCCGCGATGTCCTCGCCCCGTCTGGCGACGATGTCCATCGCGCGTTCGACGTTGAGTGCCTGCCCCCGACCGCCGATGAGCATGACTTCGTCGTGGACGAGGCTGTCGGTGTCTATCTCCGTCGTCTCCCCGACCAGTCCCGGCAGCACGACCCGTCCCTTGGGCTCGACGACCGACAGGCCGAGCTGGATGGCCTGCGAGGACGGGGCCGTCACCACGACGACCGACGCGCCGTCACCCCCGGTGAGGTCGTCGATCCGCTCTTCGGTGTTCGGTTCGTCGACGAACACGGTGTCCGTCGCGCCGAGCGACGTGCCGACGTCGAACCGATGGCCGTCCGTCGAGAGGCCGGCGAGGACGATCGGGTCCGCGCCCGCCTCGTCCGCGACGACGACGGACGCGAGCCCCTGAGCGCCCGGGCCGATGATCACCACGTCGTCTCCCGGATCCACGTCGCCTTTCTCGACGACCCATCGGACGCCGTTGCCGATCACCGAGCCGAGACAGGCGGCCTTCGCCGGCGTCGCCTCGTCGACCGCGTGGACGCGGGTGTTCGGCGGGAGATACATGTACTCGCCGTACCCGCCCCAGAGGTGTGGCGGTTCCGAACAGCTGATCGAGACGCCGAAACACCGGTTCTCCTCGCACATGTGGTAGTCCCCGGATTGGCAGTACTCACAGTCGTAACACGGAACGTACGGCTCGGGCATCACGCGGTCACCGACCTCGACGCCCATCTTCGCGAGGCTCTCCTCGGCCCCGTCGACGACGCGGCCGACGACCTCGTGACCCATGACGAGCGGCAGGTTGGAGAAGTGCTCCTGTCCGGAGTAGAGGCCGATGTCGGTCCCACAGACCGACGTCATCTCGACGTCGAGGAGCGCGCCCTCCGCCGAGACGTCCGGGACCTCGAACTCGCGAAGTTCGAGCGTTTCCGCGTCGGACAGCACCATCGACTCAGTCGTCTCGTTCGCTGGCATGTATGCCCGTGACACGCCCTCTGTAATAAATCCCTCCGCGGGGGACTTCGATTACAGCATTTCGAGGCGAAAGCCCCCCTTCAGGGGTGGGATGAAGCCGACAGCCGGCGAAACGTTGATTATGTCGGCGCTCGTCGGTCGTGGCGCCGAGTCCGAGGTAAGGATACGCACCCTTCGCGGGGGTAGATGAAGCCCGCTATCTCGGTCGGGGGCCGTACTGGCACGGCCCACAACCCCACCGCGTACGAGTGGGGAACCTCCCGCCGTGGACTGCCCGGCCTGTGGTCGGGAACCCCACGCCTTTAGCCGTGGGAGGATGTCAGACTTCGTGGCGGATGCCGAGGGTGAGGCCACCGTCGACGGTCAGCGTCGTCCCGGTGATGTACGACGATCGGTCGGAGACGAGAAACAGCGCCGCGTCGGCGTGGTCCTCGGGTTCCGCCCAGCGATCGAGCGGGATCTTCTCTCGCGTCTCGCTGCGCTCCTCCGGCGTCGTCAACTCCTCGATGAGCGGCGTGAGCGTCCCGCCGGGACAGAGCGCGTTGACGCGGATGCCGTACTCGGCGAGGTCCCACGCCATGTGTTTCGTGAGGCCGATGACACCCCACTTCGAGGCGGTGTAGTTCGCCGGCCCCTCGTAGCTGATGTTCTGGCCCGCGATCGAGGAGATGTTGAGGATCCGCCCGCCGTCCGCCTCGGCCATCTCCGGAGCCGCTTGGACCGAGCAGTTGTACACGCCGTTCAGGTTGACGTCCATGACCTGTTGCCACTCCTCGGGCGTGATGTCCTGGAAGCGCTCGCCACGCGAGATGCCGGCGTTGTTGACCAGGATGTCGAGGCTTCCGAACTCCTCGACCGTCCGCTCGACGAGTCGCTCCGCGTCCGCCATCGACGAGACGTCACACTCGACCGCGGTGGCCGTGATCCCCGACGATTCGAACTCGTCGGCGGTGTCGGCCGCCGCCGCGGCGTCGATGTCCGCGACGATCACGTCGGCCCCTTCGGTCCCGAGTTCCTCGGCGATCCGCCGACCGATTCCCTGCGCTGCACCGGTGACGATAGCCGTCCGTCCGGCCAATCGAGAACCCATACCCGCAGTGGCGTGTGACGTGGTATTAATTGTGGGGGTCTCGCGGCGACGGGCGTCCGGCCTCCGCGACGTCGTCGGCCCGCCCCGCGGACGGTCGACCGGTGGCGTGGCGTGTCATGGCAAACTATATTAGAGAGGCTGCTCCCCATTTGGACGATGTCAGCCGAACATCCCCAACCCGGAGGGCACTATATCGCCGGCCAGTGGCGAGACTCCGCCGGCACCGACTACACTGCCGTTCGCAATCCAGCGACCGAAGAGGTGCTCGAGGAGTATCCGAACGCGACCCCAGCGGAGGTTCGGGAGGCGATCGACGCCGCCAACCAGGCACAGGTCGACTGGGGGCGACGTCCGGCGAAGGAGCGTGGGGATCTCGTCCGCGAGGTTGCGGACCTACTGCTCGCCCACCAGGACGAACTCGCGAGTCTCCTCGTCGAGGAGCAGGGGAAGCCCCGCTCGGTCGCCGAGGGCGAAATCGCAGCCTCGGCCGATCTCGCGGAGTACATGGCCGAGTGGGATCGACGGATCGAGGGAGACATCCTCCCCGGCGACAGCCGGGACGAGAGCATCCACCTGCAGCGACAACCCGTCGGCGTCGTCGCTGGCATCATCCCGTGGAACTACCCCATCGCGGTCTTCATTCGGAAGTTCGCGCCGGCGCTGACCGCCGGGAACGCGCTGGTGGCGAAGCCGAGCGAGGTCACCCCGATGGCGACGATCCGCCTCGCCGAACTCATCGACGAACACGTCGACCTCCCGGACGGGGTGTTCAACCTCGTCCTCGGCGCCGGCGAGACCGGCGAGGAACTGGTGACCTCGCCGGACGTCGACATGATCTCGATGACCGGCAACGTCGAGACCGGGAAGCAGATTATGCGTCAGGCCGCCGACAACCTCACCGAGGTATCGCTCGAACTCGGCGGGAAGGCCCCCGCTATCGTCTGGAAGGATGCCGACATCGACGCGGCCGTTGAGGACGTCCTGACCGCCCGCATCACGAACACCGGACAGGTGTGTACGTGCGCGGAGCGCGTGTACGTCCACTCTAGCGTCCGCGAGGAGTTCGAGGAGAAGTACCTCGACGCGGCCCGGGAGATCAGCGTCGGCCCGCCCGAGGACGACCCCGATATGGGTCCACAGGTCAACGAACGCGAGTTCGAGAAGACCGAGGCGGCCGTCCAGCGTGCCCGGGAACAGGGTGCCGAGGTCCGTCTCGGCGGGAGCGAACCCTCGGGTGAGGCGTTCGAGCGGGGATACTGGTACGAGCCGACCGTCGTCACCGGCGTCGAACAGGACATGGACATCATGCAACAGGAGGTCTTCGGCCCGGTGACCCCGATCATGGAGATCGACTCCCTCGACCAGGCCATCGAGTACGCCAACGACTCCCGGTACGGGCTGTCCGCGTACCTCTTCACCAACGACTACCGGGTCGCGATGCGTGCCGCCGAGGACCTCGAGTTCGGCGAGACGTACATCAACCGGACGCTGGGGGAGTCCTGGCAGGCCCACCACATCGGCTGGAACGAGTCCGGCATGGGCGGCGAGGACGGCAAGTACGGCTTCCTCAAGTACACCCAACTGAAGACCGTCTACCACAACTACTCGTGAGCGCGCGAGCCAACCGCACCGACCGACGACCACGACCGACCGACAGCGAACCTATCCACGACACGACAACATGATCGGAACATCCCACCACTACGGCGTTACCGTATCGGACATGGACGAAGCGCTCGAGTTCTACCGGGACACGCTCGGTATGGAACAGATGGACAGCCTCTCCTTTGCGAGCGAGGAGTTCAGCAAGTTCGTCGGCGTCGAGGGCGTCGACGTCGACCTGACGTTCCTCGACGCGGACGGCTGTGCCGTCGAACTGCTCGAATACCACGAACCCCCGGGCGGCGACGCGAACGAAGGCGTCTCCAACAACGACGTCGGGGCCGCACACTTCTGTCTCGAAGTCGACGATATCGACGCCGTCTACGAGGACCTCTCGGACGAGGTCGAGTTCGTCAATCCGCCCCAGACGCTCGCGAACGGCGCGGAAGTCGCCTACATGCACGATCCCGACGGTAACATCGTCGAACTGCTCTCCGAGTAACTCCTCCGGCCGCTGCGCCGGACACGGCGCCGTGTCGCCGTGATTCCACCCCGCCACCATTTTTTCGACCGCTCTCCCGCCGCCGCGGCGTCCCGTCTCCCGATCGTGAGGCGTGTCAGTCCGGTAGCTTGATTAGACGAGATACAGACAGTGGGAGTGATGTTCGAGCAAGTGCACCACGTAGCTTATACCGTGGACGACCTCGACTCGTATCAGACGTTCTTCGGTGACGTCCTCGAGATGGAGAAGGTGGACTACCGGGAGATGCCCGACGACGGATACAAGGCGGCGGTGTACGATGTCGGCGGCGTCTACATCGAGGTTCAAGAACCGATGGGTGAGGACACCGACATCAAAGCCGAGATGGACGAGTTCCTCGAAGAGCAGGGGAACGGCCTCAACCACGTCGCCTACGAAGTCGACGACATCGAGGCCGCCGTCGAGCGGTGCGAATCCGAGAAGGGGATCCAGCGCGAGTGGGACGAGCCCATCGTGGCCCCCACGTTCCCCGACTGCAAGCTGATCGACATGGATCCCGACACCAGTCGCGGCATCTACCTGCAACTCGTCGAGGAGATGGACTGACCGGCGATGCTCAACCTCCCACCGCAGCTTCAGGACCGAGACGAACCGATCGACGTCGGCGTCATCGGCGCCGGCCTGTTCGGGACGAAACTCGTCGACCAGATCGAGCGGGTCACCGGTATGCGGACGGCCGCCATCGCCGACCTCGACCTCGACAAGGCCCAGCAGGCGTACCGGGAGTCCGGCGTTCCCGTCGCCGACGTGACCGAGACCGACGGCCTCGCCGGGCTGAACGCGGCCATCGCCGACGGGCAACAGGCCCTGATCGACGACGGTCCCACCCTCGCCCGAAGCGACGTCGACGTGATCGTCGAGTCGACCGGCATCCCCGAGGTCGGTGCACACCACGCCTACACCGCCATCATGGAGGAGACCCACGTCGTGATGGTGAACGTCGAAGCCGACACGGTGGTCGGCCCCACTCTGGCCGACCTCGCGGAGAAAGCCGGCGTCACCTACTCGATGGCGTACGGCGATCAGCCGTCGCTGCTCGCCGAACTGTACGACTGGGCCCAGACCGTCGGCCTCGACGTCGTCGCCGCCGGAAAGGGCAACCCGTTCGTCGAGGAGTACCGGTACGGGACGCCGGACGACGTCTTCGACCGATGGGGGTTCGACGAGGATTTCGTCGAGGAACACGACCTCAACCCCTGGA
This window encodes:
- a CDS encoding zinc-dependent alcohol dehydrogenase, translating into MPANETTESMVLSDAETLELREFEVPDVSAEGALLDVEMTSVCGTDIGLYSGQEHFSNLPLVMGHEVVGRVVDGAEESLAKMGVEVGDRVMPEPYVPCYDCEYCQSGDYHMCEENRCFGVSISCSEPPHLWGGYGEYMYLPPNTRVHAVDEATPAKAACLGSVIGNGVRWVVEKGDVDPGDDVVIIGPGAQGLASVVVADEAGADPIVLAGLSTDGHRFDVGTSLGATDTVFVDEPNTEERIDDLTGGDGASVVVVTAPSSQAIQLGLSVVEPKGRVVLPGLVGETTEIDTDSLVHDEVMLIGGRGQALNVERAMDIVARRGEDIAAINTHEFAVSDAETAIKQQLPGDEFTPDITHAVLTPET
- a CDS encoding SDR family NAD(P)-dependent oxidoreductase; this encodes MGSRLAGRTAIVTGAAQGIGRRIAEELGTEGADVIVADIDAAAAADTADEFESSGITATAVECDVSSMADAERLVERTVEEFGSLDILVNNAGISRGERFQDITPEEWQQVMDVNLNGVYNCSVQAAPEMAEADGGRILNISSIAGQNISYEGPANYTASKWGVIGLTKHMAWDLAEYGIRVNALCPGGTLTPLIEELTTPEERSETREKIPLDRWAEPEDHADAALFLVSDRSSYITGTTLTVDGGLTLGIRHEV
- the aldA gene encoding aldehyde dehydrogenase: MSAEHPQPGGHYIAGQWRDSAGTDYTAVRNPATEEVLEEYPNATPAEVREAIDAANQAQVDWGRRPAKERGDLVREVADLLLAHQDELASLLVEEQGKPRSVAEGEIAASADLAEYMAEWDRRIEGDILPGDSRDESIHLQRQPVGVVAGIIPWNYPIAVFIRKFAPALTAGNALVAKPSEVTPMATIRLAELIDEHVDLPDGVFNLVLGAGETGEELVTSPDVDMISMTGNVETGKQIMRQAADNLTEVSLELGGKAPAIVWKDADIDAAVEDVLTARITNTGQVCTCAERVYVHSSVREEFEEKYLDAAREISVGPPEDDPDMGPQVNEREFEKTEAAVQRAREQGAEVRLGGSEPSGEAFERGYWYEPTVVTGVEQDMDIMQQEVFGPVTPIMEIDSLDQAIEYANDSRYGLSAYLFTNDYRVAMRAAEDLEFGETYINRTLGESWQAHHIGWNESGMGGEDGKYGFLKYTQLKTVYHNYS
- a CDS encoding VOC family protein, whose amino-acid sequence is MIGTSHHYGVTVSDMDEALEFYRDTLGMEQMDSLSFASEEFSKFVGVEGVDVDLTFLDADGCAVELLEYHEPPGGDANEGVSNNDVGAAHFCLEVDDIDAVYEDLSDEVEFVNPPQTLANGAEVAYMHDPDGNIVELLSE
- a CDS encoding VOC family protein translates to MFEQVHHVAYTVDDLDSYQTFFGDVLEMEKVDYREMPDDGYKAAVYDVGGVYIEVQEPMGEDTDIKAEMDEFLEEQGNGLNHVAYEVDDIEAAVERCESEKGIQREWDEPIVAPTFPDCKLIDMDPDTSRGIYLQLVEEMD